Proteins encoded by one window of Glycine soja cultivar W05 chromosome 15, ASM419377v2, whole genome shotgun sequence:
- the LOC114388580 gene encoding myb family transcription factor PHL7-like isoform X1 codes for MYHSKNVPSASLIGGNSLSHGQHIDCGGSTMDPGSGGNGLSNNSNLTSKQRLRWTHELHERFVDAVAQLGGPDRATPKGVLRVMGVQGLTIYHVKSHLQKYRLAKYLPDSSSDEGKKADKKETGDMLSNLDGSSGMQITEALKLQMEVQKRLHEQLEVQRQLQLRIEAQGKYLKKIIEEQQRLSGVLSEAPGSGAVAVVPGDACQEPDNKTDPSTPDPEKAAKDRAPAKSLSIESFSSHPEPMTPDSGCHVGSPAESPKGERSAKKQRVTMDGVYSKPEMVLPHQILESSMSSYQQPNTVFLGQEQFDPSLDISTKSDEELVKIGGGNL; via the exons ATGTATCATTCAAAGAATGTTCCTAGtgcaagtttaattggtggTAATTCATTAAGTCATGGTCAGCACATAGATTGTGGTGGCAGCACAATGGATCCTGGCAGTGGAGGAAATGGTCTTAGCAACAACTCTAATCTCACCTCAAAACAACGTTTACGGTGGACACATGAATTGCATGAGCGCTTTGTTGATGCTGTGGCTCAACTTGGTGGGCCAGATC GTGCCACACCCAAAGGCGTGCTCAGAGTTATGGGTGTACAAGGCTTGACCATTTACCATGTCAAAAGTCATTTACAG AAATACCGACTTGCAAAATATTTACCTGACTCCTCATCTGATG AAGGGAAAAAGGCCGACAAGAAAGAAACAGGGGATATGCTTTCCAATCTTGATGGTTCATC TGGGATGCAGATTACTGAAGCACTAAAGCTTCAAATGGAGGTTCAGAAGCGACTACATGAACAATTGGAG GTGCAAAGACAGCTACAATTACGGATAGAAGCCCAGGGTAAATACCTGAAAAAGATAATTGAAGAACAACAGCGACTCAGTGGTGTTCTTTCGGAGGCACCTGGTTCTGGTGCTGTAGCGGTGGTTCCAGGGGATGCGTGCCAAGAACCTGATAATAAGACTGACCCGTCAACCCCTGACCCTGAAAAGGCTGCCAAAGACCGTGCTCCAGCGAAGAGTCTTTCAATAGAATCTTTTTCATCTCACCCTGAACCAATGACACCAGATTCTGGCTGTCATGTTGGTTCCCCTGCTGAAAGCCCTAAAGGGGAGAGATCGGCCAAGAAGCAACGAGTAACCATGGATGGTGTGTATTCTAAACCAGAAATGGTGCTTCCACATCAGATACTGGAGTCAAGCATGTCATCATACCAGCAACCTAACACTGTTTTTCTTGGCCAAGAGCAATTTGATCCTTCTTTGGATATATCTACCAAAAGTGATGAGGAATTGGTTAAGATTGGTGGCGGTAATCTGTGA
- the LOC114388722 gene encoding probable E3 ubiquitin-protein ligase WAVH2, producing MGEGRRRGTSKLREAARKVAVAAAYACGSFSRRKALLDPVSIDTSCSLSATASNSSFLSPSTTKNSSEEVMEETYSCITTNINNELHSKNLCAICLDPLSYQSKGSSPGQAIFTAQCSHAFHFACISSNVRHGSVTCPICRAHWTQLPRNLNNNLGPFTSSNQSDPILRILDDSIATFRVHRRSLLRSARYDDDDPVEPDETHESPKLGFSLVPIPPNAPTGYHPALQVTKHASCPCHLSLHPLSCSSSSLLQSPPMQTPYIMCPSSNRAYLSVKLTHERATDLVLVASPNGPHLRLLKQAMALVVFSLRHIDRLAIVTYSSAAARVFPLRRMTSYGKRTALQVIDRLFYMGQSDPVEGLKKGIKILEDRVHKNPESCILHLSDNPTRPYHAVNMELPSTPIHRFHVGFGFGTSSGFVIQEFEEFLAKMLGGIVREIQLRICGAGEEVGSGRVIRIGEIRGGKERRILLDLGDFTHVYVEYSYIEGEIDECVRRTGETVVGVGEHKDDVLENGEETVRDMNTGGGRSSSVESWDFHDPYMARRWAKHLHGYRL from the exons atgggagaaggaagaagaagagggacTTCAAAGCTGAGAGAAGCAGCAAGGAAGGTGGCTGTCGCAGCAGCATATGCATGTGGCTCATTCTCAAGGAGAAAGGCTTTGCTGGATCCAGTCTCCATTGACACCTCTTGTAGTCTATCTGCCACT GCCTCAAATTCCTCATTTTTGTCcccatcaacaacaaaaaattcttcAGAGGAGGTAATGGAAGAAACATATTCTTGTATCACTACCAATATCAACAATGAGCTTCATAGTAAG AATTTGTGTGCAATATGTTTAGATCCTCTGAGTTACCAAAGCAAGGGCAGCAGTCCAGGCCAAGCTATATTCACTGCTCAGTGCTCTCACGCATTCCATTTTGCCTGCATCTCTTCCAATGTCCGCCATGGTAGTGTCACTTGCCCCATTTGCCGTGCCCATTGGACCCAGCTCCCACGCAACCTAAACAACAACCTTGGTCCTTTCACTTCTAGTAACCAAAGTGACCCCATTCTTCGAATCCTCGATGATTCTATTGCTACCTTCCGTGTTCATCGCCGTTCTCTCTTGCGCTCTGCGCGTTATGATGACGATGATCCTGTTGAGCCTGATGAAACACATGAGAGTCCAAAGCTGGGTTTCTCTCTTGTGCCTATTCCACCAAATGCACCAACCGGTTACCATCCAGCTTTGCAAGTGACTAAACATGCCTCATGTCCTTGCCATCTATCCCTTCATCCTCTATCTTGCAGTTCCTCATCACTGTTACAATCTCCGCCCATGCAAACACCTTATATCATGTGTCCCTCTTCCAATAGAGCTTATCTCTCTGTGAAACTGACCCATGAACGTGCCACTGACTTGGTCTTGGTTGCCAGTCCCAATGGACCACACTTAAGGCTTCTCAAACAAGCAATGGCTCTTGTGGTTTTCTCCCTCAGACACATAGACCGCTTGGCCATTGTCACATACTCCTCAGCCGCAGCTCGTGTCTTTCCCTTAAGACGCATGACATCCTATGGAAAGCGCACCGCCCTTCAAGTCATCGACCGTTTGTTCTACATGGGGCAATCGGATCCAGTTGAAGGGTTGAAGAAAGGTATCAAGATACTTGAAGACCGCGTGCACAAGAACCCGGAGTCATGTATCCTGCACTTATCAGATAATCCTACAAGACCATACCATGCAGTAAACATGGAACTGCCATCTACACCAATTCATAGATTTCATGTGGGGTTTGGCTTTGGCACTTCTAGTGGATTTGTTATACAAGAGTTTGAGGAGTTCTTGGCAAAGATGCTGGGAGGCATTGTGCGCGAAATCCAGCTGAGAATATGTGGGGCTGGGGAGGAAGTTGGCAGTGGCAGAGTCATAAGAATAGGAGAGATAAGAggtggaaaagaaagaaggattcTGTTGGACCTTGGTGATTTCACTCATGTGTATGTGGAATATAGCTACATTGAAGGGGAAATTGATGAATGTGTTAGGAGGACAGGGGAAACTGTTGTAGGTGTTGGAGAACATAAAGatgatgttttagaaaatgGTGAGGAAACAGTGAGGGATATGAACACAGGTGGTGGTAGGAGTAGCAGTGTTGAAAGCTGGGACTTTCATGATCCTTACATGGCCAGAAGATGGGCCAAGCATTTGCATGGTTATAGACTTTGA
- the LOC114388580 gene encoding myb family transcription factor PHL7-like isoform X2: MYHSKNVPSASLIGGNSLSHGQHIDCGGSTMDPGSGGNGLSNNSNLTSKQRLRWTHELHERFVDAVAQLGGPDRATPKGVLRVMGVQGLTIYHVKSHLQKYRLAKYLPDSSSDGKKADKKETGDMLSNLDGSSGMQITEALKLQMEVQKRLHEQLEVQRQLQLRIEAQGKYLKKIIEEQQRLSGVLSEAPGSGAVAVVPGDACQEPDNKTDPSTPDPEKAAKDRAPAKSLSIESFSSHPEPMTPDSGCHVGSPAESPKGERSAKKQRVTMDGVYSKPEMVLPHQILESSMSSYQQPNTVFLGQEQFDPSLDISTKSDEELVKIGGGNL, from the exons ATGTATCATTCAAAGAATGTTCCTAGtgcaagtttaattggtggTAATTCATTAAGTCATGGTCAGCACATAGATTGTGGTGGCAGCACAATGGATCCTGGCAGTGGAGGAAATGGTCTTAGCAACAACTCTAATCTCACCTCAAAACAACGTTTACGGTGGACACATGAATTGCATGAGCGCTTTGTTGATGCTGTGGCTCAACTTGGTGGGCCAGATC GTGCCACACCCAAAGGCGTGCTCAGAGTTATGGGTGTACAAGGCTTGACCATTTACCATGTCAAAAGTCATTTACAG AAATACCGACTTGCAAAATATTTACCTGACTCCTCATCTGATG GGAAAAAGGCCGACAAGAAAGAAACAGGGGATATGCTTTCCAATCTTGATGGTTCATC TGGGATGCAGATTACTGAAGCACTAAAGCTTCAAATGGAGGTTCAGAAGCGACTACATGAACAATTGGAG GTGCAAAGACAGCTACAATTACGGATAGAAGCCCAGGGTAAATACCTGAAAAAGATAATTGAAGAACAACAGCGACTCAGTGGTGTTCTTTCGGAGGCACCTGGTTCTGGTGCTGTAGCGGTGGTTCCAGGGGATGCGTGCCAAGAACCTGATAATAAGACTGACCCGTCAACCCCTGACCCTGAAAAGGCTGCCAAAGACCGTGCTCCAGCGAAGAGTCTTTCAATAGAATCTTTTTCATCTCACCCTGAACCAATGACACCAGATTCTGGCTGTCATGTTGGTTCCCCTGCTGAAAGCCCTAAAGGGGAGAGATCGGCCAAGAAGCAACGAGTAACCATGGATGGTGTGTATTCTAAACCAGAAATGGTGCTTCCACATCAGATACTGGAGTCAAGCATGTCATCATACCAGCAACCTAACACTGTTTTTCTTGGCCAAGAGCAATTTGATCCTTCTTTGGATATATCTACCAAAAGTGATGAGGAATTGGTTAAGATTGGTGGCGGTAATCTGTGA
- the LOC114388581 gene encoding protein PHR1-LIKE 2-like isoform X1 — MYSRLIHPHDGIVTQDDLQGAASNLSHAHKGDPCLVLTADPKPRLRWTQDLHERFVDAVTQLGGASKATPKAIMRTMNVKGLTLFHLKSHLQKYRLGKQSGKDVGEGCKDGSYLLESPGADNSSPKLPTSDTNEGYEIKEALRAQMEVQSKLHLQVEAEKHLQIRQDAERRYMAMLERACKMLADQFIGATVIDTDSQKFQGIGSKAPRGTLVDPLGFYSMPSTEVAGVNVPEEEIPLSLPPQRADCSTESCLTSHESSGGLALEGSPGEGKRRMLGMDSMAAPLIWSEAKMRTQAINVAQGNLPQGITRYGM, encoded by the exons ATGTACTCGAGGCTCATACACCCCCACGATGGGATTGTGACGCAGGATGACTTGCAGGGTGCTGCTTCCAATCTCTCTCACGCTCACAAGGGAGATCCTTGTCTCGTTCTGACGGCTGATCCCAAGCCTCGTCTTCGTTGGACTCAGGACTTGCATGAACGGTTCGTTGATGCGGTAACGCAGCTTGGGGGAGCAAGTA AAGCTACACCAAAAGCAATCATGCGGACCATGAATGTCAAGGGTTTGACTCTGTTTCATTTGAAGAGTCATCTTCAG AAATACAGGCTTGGTAAGCAATCTGGGAAGGATGTGGGTGAAGGATGCAAAGATG GTTCATATCTTTTAGAAAGCCCTGGCGCTGATAACTCATCTCCAAAGTTGCCAACTTCAGATACAAATGA GGGTTATGAAATCAAGGAGGCATTGAGAGCACAGATGGAAGTGCAAAGTAAATTACATTTGCAAGTGGAG GCAGAGAAGCACTTGCAGATTCGCCAGGATGCAGAAAGGAGATACATGGCCATGCTCGAAAGAGCTTGCAAGATGCTGGCTGATCAATTTATTGGTGCCACAGTCATAGACACAGACAGCCAAAAGTTTCAAGGAATTGGAAGCAAAGCACCTAGAGGTACCTTGGTTGATCCTCTTGGTTTTTACTCCATGCCATCCACTGAGGTGGCTGGAGTGAATGTCCCAGAAGAAGAAATACCGCTGAGTCTCCCACCCCAAAGGGCTGATTGTTCAACCGAAAGTTGTTTAACCTCACATGAGAGTTCTGGAGGATTGGCTTTAGAAGGATCTCCTGGCGAGGGAAAAAGGAGGATGCTTGGCATGGACTCGATGGCAGCACCTTTGATATGGAGTGAAGCTAAGATGAGAACTCAAGCCATCAATGTAGCCCAAGGTAATCTTCCTCAAGGAATAACTAGGTATGGCATGTAG
- the LOC114388581 gene encoding protein PHR1-LIKE 2-like isoform X2, with translation MLSAEATPKAIMRTMNVKGLTLFHLKSHLQKYRLGKQSGKDVGEGCKDGSYLLESPGADNSSPKLPTSDTNEGYEIKEALRAQMEVQSKLHLQVEAEKHLQIRQDAERRYMAMLERACKMLADQFIGATVIDTDSQKFQGIGSKAPRGTLVDPLGFYSMPSTEVAGVNVPEEEIPLSLPPQRADCSTESCLTSHESSGGLALEGSPGEGKRRMLGMDSMAAPLIWSEAKMRTQAINVAQGNLPQGITRYGM, from the exons ATGTTATCTGCAGAAGCTACACCAAAAGCAATCATGCGGACCATGAATGTCAAGGGTTTGACTCTGTTTCATTTGAAGAGTCATCTTCAG AAATACAGGCTTGGTAAGCAATCTGGGAAGGATGTGGGTGAAGGATGCAAAGATG GTTCATATCTTTTAGAAAGCCCTGGCGCTGATAACTCATCTCCAAAGTTGCCAACTTCAGATACAAATGA GGGTTATGAAATCAAGGAGGCATTGAGAGCACAGATGGAAGTGCAAAGTAAATTACATTTGCAAGTGGAG GCAGAGAAGCACTTGCAGATTCGCCAGGATGCAGAAAGGAGATACATGGCCATGCTCGAAAGAGCTTGCAAGATGCTGGCTGATCAATTTATTGGTGCCACAGTCATAGACACAGACAGCCAAAAGTTTCAAGGAATTGGAAGCAAAGCACCTAGAGGTACCTTGGTTGATCCTCTTGGTTTTTACTCCATGCCATCCACTGAGGTGGCTGGAGTGAATGTCCCAGAAGAAGAAATACCGCTGAGTCTCCCACCCCAAAGGGCTGATTGTTCAACCGAAAGTTGTTTAACCTCACATGAGAGTTCTGGAGGATTGGCTTTAGAAGGATCTCCTGGCGAGGGAAAAAGGAGGATGCTTGGCATGGACTCGATGGCAGCACCTTTGATATGGAGTGAAGCTAAGATGAGAACTCAAGCCATCAATGTAGCCCAAGGTAATCTTCCTCAAGGAATAACTAGGTATGGCATGTAG